The Desulfonispora thiosulfatigenes DSM 11270 genomic sequence ATATGATGTAATAATTCTGCCTCAGGGATCATGGGTCTTTTAGGACTTCCAAACTCAGGCTCGTTATGATGCGAAAGAATCATATGCTGGAGTAAAATAGCTGTTTCTTCATTCATTTCTATTTCTGATGCAACCCTTTCAATCATTTTGATACCTTGAACAATATGGCCTAGTAAATTACCTTCCATCGTGTAATCTGAAACTATTCCTAATTCACTAGAATCCATCTCAAATAACTTAGCAATATCATGGAGAATAATTCCGGCATAAAGTAAATCTAGATTAATAAATTCATAAACTTTACTTAAACCTTCTCCAACCTTAAGCATACTCGTTATATGATACAACAGTCCAGATCTATAAGAATGATGATTTTTTTGCGCTGCTGGATAATAAATTAACCTGTCTTTGTTTTCCTCTAAAAGGATATTAACTAACATATTTATTTCTGAATTTTTTATTAATCCAACATATTTTAATACTTCACTATACATTTCTTCAGCAGGATACGGCGCTGATGGAACAAAGTTTTCAACTTTTAGATTATCATCTTCGGTAGTTAATCTAACTTTTTCAATAATGTACTGTAGCCTTCCTTGCCACTGCGTTACATTTCCTCTAACTTTAACTAATTTATTTGCAATATATTTTGCTTCATCTTTTTCTGTACAATGCCATAGTTTTGCATTGATTTCTCCGGTTTTATCAGCTAAGGTAAAATCTAAATATTTATTATTATTACTAGCGGTTCTACTTTCTACAGATCTAATTAAGAAAAATCCTTGTGATACTTCTCCAATTACAAATTCACTGATTTGTTTATCTTCAATTATTTTTTTATCATCCATATTTTATCTCCTCTAGTATAAAGATCTCTTTAAAAATCATACACTAAGTTAAGGAAATTGACAAATAAGATAATTAAAGGGACATTTAACATGT encodes the following:
- a CDS encoding 3'-5' exoribonuclease YhaM family protein codes for the protein MDDKKIIEDKQISEFVIGEVSQGFFLIRSVESRTASNNNKYLDFTLADKTGEINAKLWHCTEKDEAKYIANKLVKVRGNVTQWQGRLQYIIEKVRLTTEDDNLKVENFVPSAPYPAEEMYSEVLKYVGLIKNSEINMLVNILLEENKDRLIYYPAAQKNHHSYRSGLLYHITSMLKVGEGLSKVYEFINLDLLYAGIILHDIAKLFEMDSSELGIVSDYTMEGNLLGHIVQGIKMIERVASEIEMNEETAILLQHMILSHHNEPEFGSPKRPMIPEAELLHHIDTIDARMFDMKKNLDNINEGDFSDRVWLLHNRKIYKPKV